From one Sesamum indicum cultivar Zhongzhi No. 13 linkage group LG13, S_indicum_v1.0, whole genome shotgun sequence genomic stretch:
- the LOC105176194 gene encoding agamous-like MADS-box protein AGL62, with protein MGRQKIKIEKIEVKNHLQVTFSKRRSGLFKKASELCTLCGVEIAIIVFSPAGKVFSFGHPNVESIIDRFLARSTGPNSHDPFHLVEAQRNASVRELNLQLGQILNEVEVERKRGDNLDNMRKTNESHYWWEAPVSKLGLEELEQLRDAMEDLKKNVTQHANKLMNPSSMFVSNLAGGVFDQYESKPSHGIVSSSHVNAAVNSNFGYCHGFF; from the coding sequence ATGGGCCGTCAAAAGATTAAAATCGAGAAAATAGAGGTAAAAAATCACCTACAGGTCACATTTTCAAAAAGGCGATCAGGGCTCTTCAAAAAGGCTAGTGAACTCTGCACGCTTTGTGGCGTTGAGATCGCCATAATCGTTTTCTCCCCAGCTGGAAAAGTCTTCTCCTTCGGCCATCCCAACGTGGAGTCCATAATTGACAGGTTCTTGGCCCGAAGCACGGGACCCAACTCCCACGATCCGTTCCATCTGGTCGAGGCTCAGAGGAATGCTAGTGTTAGAGAGTTGAACCTGCAATTAGGTCAAATTCTTAATGAAGTGGAAGTGGAGAGGAAAAGGGGTGATAATTTAGACAACATGAGGAAAACAAACGAGAGCCATTATTGGTGGGAGGCCCCTGTGAGTAAATTAGGGTTAGAGGAGCTGGAGCAATTGAGGGATGCCATGGAAGACTTAAAGAAGAATGTCACTCAGCATGCAAATAAGCTGATGAATCCGTCCTCAATGTTCGTGTCAAATCTGGCTGGCGGCGTATTCGATCAGTACGAGAGTAAACCTAGTCATGGAATTGTGAGTTCGAGCCATGTGAATGCTGCTGTCAACAGTAACTTTGGATATTGCCATGGATTTTTCTGA